In Gallus gallus isolate bGalGal1 chromosome 8, bGalGal1.mat.broiler.GRCg7b, whole genome shotgun sequence, one DNA window encodes the following:
- the LOC121111419 gene encoding MLV-related proviral Env polyprotein-like gives MEHSGVCHSDYFQGFGLSGESLWNNTSAKALPPGIFLICGDRAWQGIPRNALGGPCYLGQLTVLSPNFTTWMMYGPNITGHRRSRCLSSLLPPDCNDEVQLWSATARIFASFFAPGVAAAQALKEIERLACWSVRQANLTLILNAMLEDTNSVRHAVLQNRAAINFLLLAQGHGCEDVEGMCCFNLSDHSVSIHKALQAMKEHTEKIQMNDDPIGDWFKRTFGNIGEWLAQGVKTLAFALLVIIFIAAIIPCIIRCFQDCLVEDNVSVYG, from the coding sequence AAAGCACTCCCCCCGGGTATTTTCTTGATTTGCGGGGACAGAGCTTGGCAGGGTATCCCGCGCAATGCCTTGGGAGGGCCCTGTTATCTAGGACAGTTGACTGTGCTTTCTCCTAACTTTACCACCTGGATGATGTATGGGCCGAACATTACGGGGCACCGCCGCAGCAGGTGCTTGTCGAGTTTGCTCCCGCCTGACTGCAATGACGAGGTACAGCTATGGAGTGCGACAGCCCGgatatttgcttctttctttgctccAGGTGTAGCTGCGGCGCAGGCCTTGAAGGAGATTGAGCGCTTAGCATGTTGGTCGGTTAGGCAAGCGAATTTAACATTAATATTGAATGCGATGTTGGAGGACACGAACAGCGTCCGGCACGCGGTGTTGCAAAATCGAGCGGCCATCAATTTCTTACTCCTAGCACAAGGACACGGGTGTGAAGACGTAGAGGGGATGTGTTGCTTCAATCTTAGCGATCATAGTGTGTCCATTCACAAAGCGCTTCAAGCTATGAAGGAACATACGGAGAAGATTCAGATGAACGACGATCCCATAGGGGATTGGTTTAAACGCACATTCGGCAATATCGGAGAGTGGCTCGCGCAGGGTGTCAAGACGCTAGCGTTCGCATTGCTTGTCATTATCTTTATAGCAGCTATCATTCCATGTATAATCAGGTGCTTCCAGGATTGTCTTGTCGAGGACAATGTATCAGTTTATGGATGA